From a region of the Oculatellaceae cyanobacterium genome:
- the nadA gene encoding quinolinate synthase NadA, with translation MFITTLPPQNLTQTPLIPHDLFEAIQVLKQKLNAVILAHYYQDPDIQDVADYIGDSLELARKAANTNADVIVFAGVHFMAETAKILNPNKLVLLPDLNAGCSLADSCPPEQFAAFKAAHPNHLVISYINCTAEIKAMSDIICTSSNAVKLVNQIPKDQPIIFGPDRNLGRYVMEQTGRDLLLWQGACMVHENFSEKKIVQLKITYPEAEVLAHPECEPPVLRHANYIGSTSALLKYSQQSSNKSFIVATEPGIIHQMQKQTPDKHYIPAPPINNCACNECPYMRLNTLEKLFLAMTNRTPEITLPEHIRVAALRPIQRMLEMSV, from the coding sequence GTGTTTATTACTACCCTTCCACCTCAAAACCTGACCCAAACACCTCTAATCCCCCATGATTTATTTGAGGCAATTCAAGTCCTCAAACAAAAGCTAAACGCTGTGATTCTCGCCCATTATTATCAAGACCCTGACATTCAGGATGTCGCAGATTATATAGGTGATTCTCTAGAACTTGCGCGGAAAGCAGCCAACACCAACGCAGATGTGATTGTTTTTGCTGGTGTTCACTTCATGGCAGAAACCGCCAAAATTCTCAACCCCAATAAACTCGTACTCTTACCAGACTTAAATGCTGGTTGTTCCCTTGCCGATAGTTGCCCACCAGAGCAATTTGCCGCCTTTAAAGCTGCTCATCCTAATCATTTAGTAATTTCTTATATTAACTGCACCGCCGAAATTAAGGCGATGAGCGATATTATTTGCACCAGTTCCAATGCAGTTAAACTTGTCAACCAAATTCCCAAAGACCAGCCAATTATTTTTGGCCCAGACCGCAATTTAGGGCGATATGTCATGGAACAAACTGGGAGAGATTTGTTGCTGTGGCAAGGTGCTTGTATGGTGCATGAAAATTTTTCTGAAAAGAAAATTGTTCAACTCAAAATTACTTATCCCGAAGCAGAAGTACTGGCTCACCCAGAATGTGAACCCCCAGTATTACGCCATGCTAATTACATTGGCTCTACTAGCGCATTACTAAAGTATTCTCAGCAAAGTTCCAATAAGTCTTTTATTGTGGCAACTGAGCCAGGTATTATTCACCAAATGCAAAAGCAGACACCTGACAAACATTATATTCCAGCGCCACCAATAAATAATTGTGCGTGCAACGAATGCCCTTATATGCGACTCAACACCCTAGAAAAGCTATTTTTAGCAATGACAAATCGCACACCTGAAATCACCTTACCAGAGCATATTCGTGTAGCTGCTTTGCGACCCATTCAGCGAATGTTAGAAATGAGTGTTTAG
- a CDS encoding TIGR04168 family protein produces the protein MGNQRNQEQIKIAIVGDVHDQWEEDDAIALKQLGVDLVLFVGDFGNESVSVVQEIASLDIPKAAVFGNHDAWYTATEWGRNKCPYDRRKEDWVQEQIDLLGTADVGYGKLDFPEFNLTVVGSRPFSWGGSKWKYKDFYQERFGVASIEESTKRIIGAAKSAAYDTVIFVGHNGPTGLGDHAEDPCGKDWEPLGGDFGDPDLEEAIAQTRNFGKNVALVTFGHMHHKLRHTKERLRTSIYISPEETVYLNAARVPRIIATDNNRLRNFSLVSLEGGVVTEASLVWVDKDFAIASEEILYRRTTEVVQSV, from the coding sequence ATGGGCAATCAGAGGAATCAAGAGCAAATCAAAATTGCTATAGTCGGGGATGTTCACGATCAATGGGAAGAGGATGATGCTATTGCCCTCAAGCAGCTAGGTGTTGACTTGGTGCTGTTTGTGGGGGATTTTGGCAATGAGTCAGTATCGGTGGTGCAGGAGATCGCATCGCTGGACATTCCCAAGGCAGCAGTTTTTGGGAATCACGATGCTTGGTACACTGCTACAGAGTGGGGTAGAAACAAGTGTCCCTACGACAGGCGAAAAGAAGACTGGGTACAGGAACAGATAGATTTGCTGGGAACAGCAGATGTGGGCTACGGTAAGCTAGACTTCCCAGAATTTAATTTAACGGTGGTGGGAAGTCGTCCTTTTAGTTGGGGTGGTTCCAAATGGAAGTATAAGGATTTTTATCAAGAACGCTTTGGTGTAGCAAGTATAGAAGAATCTACCAAGCGGATTATAGGGGCGGCGAAAAGTGCGGCTTATGATACGGTAATCTTTGTAGGTCACAATGGGCCTACAGGTTTAGGCGACCACGCAGAAGATCCTTGTGGGAAAGATTGGGAACCCTTGGGGGGAGATTTTGGAGATCCAGATTTGGAGGAAGCGATCGCCCAAACTCGCAATTTTGGTAAAAACGTTGCTTTAGTTACATTTGGTCATATGCACCATAAACTAAGGCATACCAAGGAACGTTTGCGGACATCTATATATATCAGTCCAGAGGAAACCGTTTACTTAAATGCGGCGCGTGTACCGAGAATTATCGCAACTGACAATAACCGCCTGCGTAACTTTTCCCTTGTATCTTTAGAAGGTGGTGTTGTGACAGAAGCATCTTTGGTTTGGGTTGACAAAGACTTTGCGATCGCATCTGAGGAAATTCTTTATCGCCGTACTACTGAAGTTGTCCAATCTGTATAA